Proteins found in one Paenibacillus wynnii genomic segment:
- a CDS encoding alpha-N-arabinofuranosidase has protein sequence MANKATMIVDKDFVIGDIDARIYGSFIEHLGRAVYGGIYEPGHPQSDENGFREDVLELINELKVPIVRYPGGNFVSGYNWEDSVGPKSERKHRLELAWRTIETNEFGFNEFVDWAKKANTEVMMAINLGTRGMDAARNILEYSNHPSGTYWSDLRREHGYEQPHGIKTWCLGNEMDGPWQIGHKTAHEYGRLAQESAKVMKWVDPTIELVACGSSNIVMPTFPEWEATVLDHTYDHVEYLSMHQYYGNREDDTPTFLARSLEMDDFIRTLIATCDYVKAKKRSKKKMMLSFDEWNVWYHSNEVDSKMDPWSIAPPQLEDVYNHEDALLVGCMLISLLKHADRVKMACIAQLVNVIAPIMTSKMGGTWRQTIFYPYMHTSVYGRGKALVPLINSPKYDSKEITDVPYLESVAVHNEELGEVTIFAVNRHLESELLFEIDLRSFGSCTLIGHTVMECDDLKAANTEQQPDRVKPHNNGNAVVDGAKVTASLVKASWNVIRLKV, from the coding sequence ATGGCTAACAAAGCAACCATGATTGTGGACAAGGATTTTGTTATCGGTGATATTGATGCAAGAATTTATGGTTCATTCATTGAACATTTAGGTAGAGCCGTATACGGCGGCATTTATGAGCCTGGTCATCCGCAATCTGATGAGAACGGTTTCAGGGAAGATGTGCTCGAATTAATCAATGAGCTTAAGGTGCCGATTGTCCGTTACCCGGGTGGCAACTTTGTCTCCGGTTATAACTGGGAGGACAGTGTCGGTCCTAAGAGTGAACGTAAACATAGACTGGAACTTGCTTGGCGTACGATTGAGACGAATGAGTTCGGTTTCAATGAATTTGTAGATTGGGCGAAGAAAGCCAATACGGAAGTGATGATGGCCATTAACCTGGGAACCCGGGGTATGGATGCGGCCAGAAACATTTTAGAATACAGTAATCATCCTTCTGGAACCTATTGGAGTGACCTACGTCGTGAGCATGGATATGAACAACCCCATGGGATTAAAACCTGGTGTCTAGGCAACGAAATGGATGGTCCTTGGCAAATCGGGCATAAAACAGCACATGAATACGGCCGCCTCGCGCAAGAGTCAGCTAAAGTTATGAAATGGGTTGACCCTACTATAGAGCTGGTAGCCTGCGGGAGTTCAAACATTGTGATGCCAACCTTCCCGGAATGGGAAGCTACCGTTCTTGACCACACGTACGATCATGTGGAGTATCTATCGATGCATCAATATTATGGAAACCGTGAAGATGATACGCCGACCTTTTTGGCACGCTCGCTTGAGATGGATGATTTTATCCGTACCCTTATTGCTACCTGTGATTATGTAAAAGCCAAAAAAAGAAGCAAGAAGAAAATGATGTTATCCTTTGATGAATGGAACGTTTGGTATCACTCCAATGAAGTGGATAGCAAAATGGACCCTTGGAGTATTGCTCCGCCACAGCTTGAAGATGTTTATAACCATGAGGATGCTTTACTTGTAGGCTGCATGCTGATCAGTCTTTTGAAGCACGCGGATCGCGTCAAAATGGCTTGTATCGCTCAGTTGGTCAATGTAATCGCACCGATTATGACCTCTAAGATGGGTGGTACATGGAGACAAACGATTTTTTATCCTTATATGCATACCTCTGTATATGGCCGAGGAAAAGCACTGGTACCTTTAATCAACTCTCCAAAATACGATTCCAAAGAAATTACGGATGTGCCTTACCTGGAATCGGTTGCCGTTCATAATGAAGAGTTGGGAGAAGTGACAATCTTTGCTGTTAACCGTCATTTGGAGTCTGAACTGCTGTTCGAGATTGATCTTCGCAGCTTCGGATCTTGCACGCTGATTGGACATACAGTTATGGAGTGTGATGATCTCAAAGCCGCTAATACAGAACAACAGCCAGATCGTGTTAAACCGCATAATAACGGCAATGCAGTTGTTGACGGAGCTAAAGTAACAGCCTCACTTGTAAAAGCTTCCTGGAATGTCATTCGTCTAAAGGTGTAG
- a CDS encoding ArsR/SmtB family transcription factor: MIKASADTNWLPLFEALASEVRLNIVRLLAEQPMNNKDLASHLKLSGAIVSMHVRKLQETGIVRSEMIRIDGGTHKMNTLAVEAIEILFPFLKNAPRLFHEISVPIGHYNDYEIAPTCGLATTSKLIGQFDDPRFFLDPERVNAGILWFGKGYVEYKLPNFLLSSQKIEEIEISLEMGSEAPGINRNWPSDISFILNGTELGSWTSPGDSGEGRGTYTPTWWRDDINQYGFLKQIQINANGTFLDGQKMSDIGLPELAIERNQWTLRLEVKEDAAHVGGLTLYGAGFGNYNQDIMFRTYYKAAAED, translated from the coding sequence TTGATAAAAGCTTCCGCAGACACGAACTGGCTCCCGTTATTTGAAGCCTTAGCAAGTGAAGTGAGGCTGAATATAGTAAGACTGCTCGCTGAGCAACCTATGAACAACAAAGATCTAGCATCCCATCTAAAATTAAGCGGTGCGATCGTATCCATGCATGTGCGCAAGCTCCAAGAAACCGGAATCGTCAGATCAGAAATGATCCGGATAGACGGCGGTACCCATAAGATGAATACCCTCGCGGTTGAAGCGATTGAGATCCTGTTTCCTTTTCTTAAAAATGCTCCGCGCTTGTTTCATGAAATCTCCGTCCCTATCGGTCACTATAACGATTACGAGATCGCTCCAACCTGCGGGCTGGCTACGACCAGTAAATTAATCGGTCAATTCGATGATCCCCGTTTCTTCTTGGATCCAGAGCGTGTGAACGCGGGTATTCTTTGGTTCGGCAAGGGGTACGTAGAATACAAACTGCCCAACTTCCTCCTATCCTCCCAAAAAATTGAGGAGATTGAGATTTCTCTGGAAATGGGCTCCGAGGCACCGGGTATCAACCGGAACTGGCCCTCCGACATCAGCTTTATTCTGAATGGGACGGAGCTTGGGTCCTGGACGAGTCCTGGAGATTCAGGTGAGGGACGGGGAACCTATACACCTACGTGGTGGAGGGATGATATCAATCAATACGGATTCCTGAAGCAAATTCAGATTAATGCCAACGGTACGTTTCTAGATGGCCAAAAAATGTCTGATATTGGTTTGCCAGAACTAGCCATTGAGCGTAACCAGTGGACACTTCGCTTGGAAGTCAAAGAAGATGCCGCCCATGTCGGCGGTTTAACCTTATACGGTGCAGGGTTCGGGAACTATAATCAGGACATCATGTTTCGCACCTACTATAAGGCGGCTGCGGAAGATTAA
- a CDS encoding thioredoxin domain-containing protein produces the protein MELKEGQQPNRLVNEKSPYLLQHAYNPVNWYSWGDDAFAKATEQNKPIFLSIGYSTCHWCHVMERESFEDEEVADLLNKYYVAIKVDREERPDIDALYMSVCQALTGSGGWPLTVLLTPDKKPFYAGTYFPKRRKYGRMGIMDVLEQIQVKWEEDGHALNKMGDDLLAEIQASEHQPEGGEGEVVGEEMLHEAYKLYRHQFDKEYGGFGDAPKFPSPHNLSFLLAYSQAYNEPEALKMVEITLESMYRGGMYDHVGFGFSRYSTDRHWLVPHFEKMLYDNALLAYVYLEAFQLTGKPLYAEIAENIFTYVQRDMTSPEGAFYSAEDADSEGVEGKFYVFSREEIEEALGLEDMHSFCHVFGITPEGNFEGKNIPNLLQSLPDELAENLGMNPLGLRTRIEEWREKLFVYREQRIHPAKDDKVLTAWNGLMIAAMAQGAKALQKPEYAKAAGAAADFIWNQMRRDDGRLLARYREGEAAYPAYIDDYAFLLWGLTELYEATGNADYLERTLILKDGLLGLFSDEERGGFFFTGIDGEELPIRSKELYDGAMPSGNSVAARALWKLAGITQDAELKGVAERTADVLGAAASHYPPGYAMYLQALLAMVGGGKEWVLSGKRQDPVLHGMIAHVQQAYMPDASLLIKWEGNDEEAIVKLLPHLADKPSIHGEATAYVCRNFACQEPITNMEAVREQLAFTRGKV, from the coding sequence ATGGAACTTAAAGAAGGCCAACAGCCTAATCGATTGGTAAATGAGAAGTCCCCATATCTACTACAACATGCATATAACCCCGTGAATTGGTATTCATGGGGAGACGACGCTTTTGCAAAAGCTACTGAGCAGAATAAACCGATCTTCTTATCTATCGGTTATTCAACTTGTCATTGGTGCCACGTCATGGAACGCGAGTCCTTCGAGGACGAGGAAGTCGCAGATCTTCTTAACAAATACTATGTTGCAATAAAGGTTGACCGTGAGGAGCGGCCGGATATTGATGCGTTGTATATGTCCGTATGCCAGGCGCTCACGGGATCTGGTGGGTGGCCGCTCACGGTGCTGTTAACGCCGGATAAAAAGCCTTTTTATGCCGGGACTTATTTTCCCAAGCGGCGAAAGTATGGGCGGATGGGGATTATGGATGTGCTTGAGCAGATTCAGGTGAAATGGGAAGAGGATGGGCATGCGCTGAATAAGATGGGCGATGACCTGCTTGCTGAGATTCAAGCCTCTGAGCATCAACCTGAGGGAGGCGAAGGGGAAGTTGTTGGAGAAGAAATGCTGCATGAGGCATACAAGCTGTACCGCCATCAGTTTGATAAGGAGTATGGAGGCTTTGGAGACGCACCCAAATTTCCATCCCCGCATAATCTATCTTTTCTCTTAGCATACAGTCAGGCCTATAATGAACCCGAAGCATTAAAAATGGTGGAAATCACTTTGGAATCCATGTACCGGGGTGGGATGTACGATCATGTTGGATTTGGATTTTCTCGTTATTCCACAGACCGGCACTGGTTGGTCCCGCACTTTGAGAAAATGCTGTATGACAATGCGCTGTTGGCATATGTCTATTTAGAAGCTTTTCAGCTTACGGGTAAACCGCTCTATGCTGAGATCGCTGAGAATATCTTCACTTACGTACAGCGTGACATGACTTCTCCAGAGGGTGCTTTCTATAGTGCAGAGGATGCGGATTCCGAAGGAGTAGAGGGTAAATTCTATGTGTTCTCCAGAGAAGAGATTGAGGAAGCGCTAGGTCTTGAGGATATGCATTCTTTCTGCCATGTATTTGGGATTACACCGGAAGGTAACTTTGAAGGCAAGAATATTCCGAATCTCCTGCAAAGCCTACCGGATGAATTGGCAGAGAACCTCGGGATGAATCCACTCGGGCTGCGGACTCGAATAGAGGAATGGCGTGAAAAGCTGTTTGTCTACCGGGAGCAGCGAATTCACCCTGCCAAGGATGATAAGGTGTTGACGGCATGGAACGGGTTGATGATCGCTGCCATGGCTCAGGGAGCAAAAGCATTACAGAAGCCGGAATACGCCAAAGCCGCCGGGGCAGCAGCCGATTTCATATGGAATCAAATGCGACGTGATGATGGAAGGTTGTTGGCCCGTTATCGTGAGGGGGAGGCTGCCTATCCCGCTTATATAGATGATTATGCTTTTTTACTGTGGGGTCTTACGGAGTTATATGAAGCTACAGGGAATGCGGATTATCTGGAACGTACGCTTATTTTAAAAGATGGGCTGCTTGGGCTCTTCTCCGATGAGGAGCGCGGCGGATTTTTCTTCACGGGCATAGACGGGGAGGAGTTACCTATTCGCTCCAAAGAGTTGTATGACGGTGCGATGCCTTCGGGCAACTCTGTGGCAGCAAGAGCATTGTGGAAGTTGGCGGGCATAACTCAGGACGCAGAGCTAAAGGGTGTCGCTGAACGTACTGCGGATGTACTCGGAGCCGCAGCTTCTCATTATCCACCGGGTTATGCAATGTATTTGCAGGCACTGCTTGCCATGGTCGGCGGTGGTAAGGAATGGGTCCTTTCCGGTAAGCGGCAGGATCCTGTACTTCACGGTATGATTGCTCATGTTCAGCAGGCTTATATGCCGGATGCCTCGCTGCTGATCAAGTGGGAGGGTAACGATGAGGAAGCTATAGTGAAGTTGTTGCCACATCTTGCGGACAAGCCATCCATCCATGGAGAAGCAACCGCCTATGTATGCAGGAACTTTGCCTGCCAAGAGCCGATTACGAATATGGAAGCTGTACGGGAGCAGCTTGCTTTTACTAGGGGAAAAGTATAG
- a CDS encoding class I SAM-dependent methyltransferase produces MEYFDMLAKLGIGNAHPGGFAATLRQFEQYPLPTSSRILEVGCGTGRTSCYLAAQGHDVVGIDIRPDMIAKAKKRAEKENATLTFLEGDAISLPFPDESFDVILVESVSIFTDTGKAFSEYYRVLRSGGQLFDREMIQRKPMSTEINQEITKFYHVDRLWDLKDWSTLVKTVGFIRSQIEGPFMFPKSSEDLFEHPDYYQQIDVGSFLDLSIWEIISKYNNIMDSYEEYIGYILVIGTK; encoded by the coding sequence ATGGAATATTTCGACATGCTGGCCAAATTAGGTATTGGCAACGCTCATCCTGGAGGATTTGCTGCTACTTTGAGACAATTTGAACAATATCCCCTACCCACTAGCTCCCGAATTCTTGAAGTGGGTTGTGGCACAGGCAGAACATCTTGTTATTTAGCTGCTCAGGGTCATGATGTAGTAGGTATAGATATTCGCCCAGATATGATCGCAAAAGCCAAAAAGCGGGCTGAAAAAGAGAATGCAACGTTGACATTCTTGGAAGGAGATGCAATTTCACTACCTTTTCCAGACGAATCATTTGATGTGATTCTTGTCGAGTCTGTATCCATATTCACTGATACAGGGAAGGCATTCTCGGAATACTACAGGGTTTTGCGGTCTGGAGGCCAACTTTTTGACAGAGAAATGATCCAACGAAAACCCATGTCTACAGAAATCAACCAAGAAATTACTAAATTTTATCACGTTGATAGGCTATGGGACCTTAAGGATTGGTCAACCTTAGTAAAAACAGTTGGATTTATTCGTTCACAGATAGAGGGTCCCTTCATGTTTCCTAAATCAAGTGAGGATCTTTTTGAGCATCCAGACTATTATCAACAAATTGATGTGGGTTCCTTTCTTGACCTCTCCATTTGGGAAATAATAAGTAAGTACAACAATATAATGGACAGTTATGAAGAATACATCGGATATATTCTTGTGATTGGAACTAAATAA
- a CDS encoding VCBS repeat-containing protein — protein sequence MSNFNSQKLTVKLIPPATSFESTHPQYRQIIYYGTPRQYLEQLYQKYRNTHSRNITLLDMKQGDVNGDGTIDNIYLYGNKPEETGIFADQITLVIEDGHSNKTTTVSLQYNAGYNARLFLGDFSKDSVSDILISIDAGGSGGYGIFYMYSFKDNNLREIFNAEKYNNDYKFNVNYEDFYKVSVGNPQFNVLFTIDISYKGYEYLSQYYNENGKLKQPIKGEVLALGALYPIVTNERSNSYDLLAVQRIIGSTNSDTIGYVENLLTWDGTRFRSTRLSVAILGTNLITLY from the coding sequence ATGTCTAATTTTAACTCACAAAAATTAACCGTGAAACTCATTCCACCTGCCACTTCATTTGAATCCACTCACCCGCAATATAGACAAATCATTTACTATGGGACTCCACGACAATATTTAGAGCAATTATATCAAAAGTATAGAAATACTCATTCCAGAAACATTACTTTGTTGGATATGAAGCAAGGAGATGTAAATGGGGACGGAACGATTGATAACATATATTTATACGGAAATAAACCAGAAGAAACTGGAATCTTTGCAGATCAGATCACTCTAGTTATCGAAGATGGTCATTCTAACAAAACTACAACGGTAAGTCTTCAATACAATGCGGGATATAATGCTAGGCTATTTCTGGGAGATTTTTCTAAGGATAGCGTGTCGGATATTTTAATAAGTATTGATGCTGGAGGAAGCGGAGGGTATGGCATATTCTATATGTATTCCTTTAAGGATAACAATCTACGTGAAATATTTAATGCTGAAAAATATAACAATGATTATAAATTCAATGTGAACTATGAGGATTTTTATAAAGTTAGTGTAGGTAACCCCCAATTTAACGTGCTATTCACTATAGATATTAGCTACAAAGGCTATGAATATTTATCACAGTATTACAACGAAAACGGTAAACTAAAACAACCGATTAAGGGAGAGGTGCTCGCTTTAGGTGCGTTATATCCCATTGTTACAAACGAAAGAAGCAATAGTTATGATTTACTTGCTGTTCAACGAATTATCGGCTCTACAAATTCCGATACAATTGGGTACGTAGAAAACCTTTTGACATGGGATGGTACTAGATTTAGATCAACAAGATTATCAGTAGCTATACTTGGTACTAACTTAATTACCCTTTACTGA
- a CDS encoding DUF255 domain-containing protein produces the protein MKSPYLLQHAYNPVNWYSWGDDAFTKAHEQNKPIILSIRYSANYSVKGN, from the coding sequence GTGAAGTCCCCATATCTACTACAACACGCTTATAACCCAGTGAATTGGTATTCCTGGGGAGACGACGCTTTCACCAAAGCCCACGAACAAAATAAACCAATAATTCTAAGTATTCGTTATTCCGCTAATTATTCAGTAAAGGGTAATTAA
- a CDS encoding glutamine amidotransferase-related protein: MSKIGLIGDFDVEVVAHIAIPQAIQLASDDLGYQIDIEWIPTSSLENGFEQKLATFHALWTVPASPYKSMQGALNGIRFAREHNVPFLGTCGGFQHMIIEFARNVLALSEADHAEENPTSSLMLVAPLTCSVSEKTHTFKLTPGSKVADIYGGLEIVEQYGICNYGLNPEYAPLLEKAGMRITGIDTEGDTRIMELINHPFFMGTLFQPERSAFKNIVHPIIRAFLQKVIQ, encoded by the coding sequence GTGAGTAAGATTGGATTAATTGGTGATTTTGACGTAGAAGTTGTTGCACATATCGCAATACCTCAAGCTATTCAATTGGCTTCGGATGATCTTGGTTATCAAATCGATATCGAGTGGATACCAACTTCTTCACTAGAGAATGGTTTCGAACAAAAACTAGCAACGTTTCATGCACTTTGGACCGTTCCTGCTAGTCCTTATAAGAGTATGCAAGGTGCGTTAAATGGTATCCGATTCGCACGAGAACATAATGTACCCTTTCTAGGAACATGTGGGGGTTTTCAACATATGATTATTGAGTTTGCTAGAAATGTTTTGGCACTTTCAGAAGCAGATCATGCTGAGGAGAATCCTACCTCCTCATTAATGTTGGTTGCTCCTCTCACTTGTTCGGTAAGTGAAAAAACGCATACTTTTAAACTTACACCTGGCTCTAAAGTTGCTGATATTTATGGTGGTCTTGAGATTGTTGAACAGTACGGAATTTGTAATTATGGTTTAAACCCTGAGTATGCTCCTCTGTTAGAGAAAGCAGGTATGCGAATTACAGGAATTGATACTGAGGGTGACACTCGTATTATGGAACTAATTAATCATCCTTTCTTTATGGGGACGCTTTTTCAGCCTGAACGATCAGCATTTAAAAATATTGTTCACCCAATAATTAGGGCGTTTCTTCAAAAAGTCATACAATAA
- a CDS encoding MerR family transcriptional regulator → MMYSINEVATICDVTAHTLRFYDKEGLLPFVGRNGAGNRIFSDGDLVLVKVICCMKNTGMPIKDIRTYIELLMEGDTTKETRRSIMIEHRKEVLRQMDELKKNLNIIDLKVALYDTNNIDLLREI, encoded by the coding sequence ATGATGTACAGCATCAATGAAGTAGCTACTATTTGCGATGTGACGGCGCATACGCTCCGCTTTTACGACAAGGAAGGATTATTGCCTTTTGTGGGGCGCAACGGGGCAGGTAATCGGATATTTTCTGACGGGGATCTAGTGCTTGTCAAAGTGATTTGCTGCATGAAAAACACTGGAATGCCTATTAAGGACATCAGAACGTATATCGAATTGCTTATGGAAGGCGATACTACCAAGGAAACTCGGCGCAGCATCATGATCGAGCATCGTAAGGAAGTGCTGCGGCAGATGGATGAATTAAAGAAGAATCTGAACATTATCGATTTGAAGGTCGCCTTGTATGACACCAATAATATCGATTTGCTTCGGGAGATCTAA
- a CDS encoding SDR family oxidoreductase, whose amino-acid sequence MEKFPKWTASNIPSQRGRSAIVTGTGGLGYETALELAKNGAEVILAGRNAVKGAESVKKIRSSVSLANIRFEELDLASLASVQAFGKRMNKERQSLDLLINNAGVMTPPTRKVTKDGFELQFGTNYLGHFALTAHLMPLLRKGKKPRVISLGSVAHRNGSIHFDDLQFERRYHAMESYAQSKIAMIMFALELQRLSDAAGWGLLSIPVHPGVSRTDLLLNGAGPNSPAGIARRLLGPILFQPAAQGALPTLFAATSPDAKPNTYYGPGRFMEMRGLPKSGKIAPQGLDTTVAARLWEVSKQLTHVDFDKIANS is encoded by the coding sequence ATGGAAAAATTCCCTAAATGGACAGCTTCAAATATTCCCTCTCAGCGGGGCCGCTCGGCCATCGTTACCGGTACAGGGGGCTTAGGCTACGAAACGGCGTTAGAACTGGCGAAAAATGGAGCAGAGGTCATATTGGCCGGACGCAACGCCGTAAAGGGAGCAGAGTCAGTTAAAAAGATCCGCAGCAGCGTATCCTTGGCCAACATACGCTTTGAGGAATTGGATCTTGCCAGCCTGGCCTCGGTACAAGCGTTTGGGAAAAGGATGAATAAGGAACGGCAAAGTCTTGATCTTTTGATCAATAATGCAGGCGTAATGACACCGCCAACCCGCAAGGTCACGAAAGACGGGTTCGAGCTTCAATTCGGCACAAATTACCTTGGACATTTCGCGTTGACCGCACATCTGATGCCTTTGCTGCGCAAAGGGAAAAAACCGCGTGTAATCAGCCTGGGCAGTGTTGCCCACCGTAACGGCTCCATCCATTTTGACGACCTGCAATTTGAACGGCGTTATCATGCAATGGAATCTTATGCGCAATCCAAAATTGCCATGATTATGTTCGCCCTGGAGCTGCAGCGGCTTAGTGATGCTGCGGGATGGGGATTGCTAAGCATTCCGGTTCATCCGGGTGTTTCGCGCACGGATCTGCTTCTCAACGGGGCCGGGCCGAACAGCCCTGCGGGTATTGCAAGAAGACTGCTGGGGCCGATCCTATTCCAGCCGGCCGCACAAGGCGCGCTTCCAACACTGTTCGCCGCGACATCGCCTGATGCGAAACCCAATACTTATTACGGTCCCGGCAGATTCATGGAAATGAGGGGCTTGCCAAAGTCGGGTAAGATCGCTCCTCAAGGGTTGGATACCACTGTCGCGGCCAGACTGTGGGAAGTATCCAAACAGCTGACACATGTGGATTTTGACAAGATTGCTAATTCATAA
- a CDS encoding 2'-5' RNA ligase family protein yields the protein MQYFLGVVPPNEYKEQIIRFQNRWSSNRISDVVEPHITVKAQGGLNQDMVWMGKIKEACSSFSPFQLSLSETASFGNSVVYICVQSNMIFELHRRLVEAVMPSKELIERYFELDSYAPHLTLGQTYWGMNETELK from the coding sequence ATGCAGTATTTTTTAGGTGTTGTTCCTCCGAATGAGTACAAAGAACAAATAATCAGATTTCAAAATCGTTGGTCTAGTAACCGCATTTCGGATGTGGTAGAACCTCATATTACCGTTAAAGCCCAAGGAGGACTTAATCAGGACATGGTTTGGATGGGTAAAATCAAAGAGGCGTGTTCTTCGTTTTCGCCTTTCCAGCTATCACTTTCTGAAACGGCGTCGTTCGGTAACTCTGTTGTATACATATGCGTTCAATCAAATATGATTTTTGAGCTACATAGGCGTTTGGTTGAAGCAGTAATGCCCTCAAAGGAACTTATTGAACGATATTTTGAATTGGACAGTTACGCACCTCATTTGACACTAGGACAAACATATTGGGGTATGAATGAAACAGAACTGAAATAA
- a CDS encoding PTS transporter subunit EIIC, protein MEVENQVISVKQPRKKIVNIIIDGISGIFLPLVNILSAAGIMKGLLAAAVALNLLTNKEGTYLVLNAMADSLFYYLPVLLAFTSAKKFGANPFSAVVIAGVLLHPSLSTLFGDDQTINFFGLSISPVTYPASAIPILLATGLLLYIERFCFKVLPEVIRGFFTPLFSIIIVSSVTLLVFGPMGMVVGDALAKGYSFVYNLSPVGAGIALGGAIQVMVIFGLHWSLVPLAINNISINGSDTILALMGPAAFAQAGASLAVFFKAKDKKFKTLSLSASISALFGVTEPAMFGVNLPLRKPMVVVCCAGAVGGGIAGIFHSAAISFAFPGLATLPAYLGDGFSGFLIACATGLVISFVATLLLKLELAPAEQSVNE, encoded by the coding sequence ATGGAAGTTGAAAATCAAGTTATTTCAGTCAAGCAGCCCCGGAAGAAAATCGTTAATATCATTATAGACGGGATTTCCGGTATCTTTCTTCCACTGGTGAATATTTTGAGCGCGGCGGGAATTATGAAGGGTTTGTTGGCTGCCGCAGTAGCATTAAATCTGTTAACCAATAAGGAAGGTACCTATTTGGTGCTGAATGCGATGGCTGACAGTCTGTTTTATTATCTTCCCGTTCTTCTGGCATTTACATCGGCTAAAAAATTCGGGGCAAACCCATTTAGCGCTGTAGTCATTGCCGGAGTGCTGTTGCACCCGAGTCTTAGCACTCTCTTTGGAGACGATCAAACGATTAACTTTTTTGGGCTAAGTATTTCCCCTGTTACATATCCGGCCAGCGCGATTCCTATTCTTCTGGCGACGGGCTTGCTGCTATATATCGAAAGATTCTGTTTTAAAGTTTTACCCGAAGTCATCCGAGGCTTCTTCACCCCCTTATTTTCAATAATTATAGTCTCATCCGTTACACTATTGGTCTTTGGTCCAATGGGTATGGTCGTGGGGGATGCGCTCGCAAAAGGATATAGCTTTGTGTATAATCTCAGTCCGGTCGGTGCGGGAATAGCTCTAGGGGGGGCCATCCAGGTGATGGTCATATTTGGACTGCACTGGAGTTTGGTGCCGCTTGCTATAAACAATATTTCAATCAATGGTTCGGATACGATTTTAGCCTTGATGGGTCCGGCTGCTTTCGCTCAGGCAGGAGCGTCATTGGCGGTTTTCTTTAAAGCCAAGGATAAAAAGTTTAAAACTCTGTCATTATCCGCATCGATTTCAGCATTATTCGGTGTCACCGAGCCCGCGATGTTTGGTGTGAATCTCCCCTTGCGTAAGCCGATGGTTGTCGTTTGCTGTGCCGGCGCCGTTGGTGGTGGAATCGCTGGAATCTTTCACTCGGCTGCGATTTCTTTCGCCTTTCCTGGATTGGCAACCTTGCCGGCTTATTTGGGGGACGGATTCAGCGGCTTCCTTATCGCCTGCGCGACGGGATTGGTCATATCCTTTGTTGCAACCCTGCTACTAAAGCTGGAGTTGGCTCCTGCCGAACAGTCGGTAAACGAGTAG
- a CDS encoding MerR family transcriptional regulator, producing the protein MMYSINEVATICDVTAHTLRFYDKEGLLPFVGRNGAGNRIFSDGDLVLVKVICCMKNTGMPIKDIRTYIELLMEGDTTKETRRSIMIEHRKEVLRQIDELKKNLNIIDLKVAMYDTNNIDLLREI; encoded by the coding sequence ATGATGTACAGCATCAATGAAGTAGCTACTATTTGCGATGTGACGGCGCATACGCTCCGCTTTTACGACAAGGAAGGATTATTGCCTTTTGTGGGTCGCAACGGGGCAGGTAATCGTATATTTTCTGACGGGGATCTAGTGCTTGTCAAAGTGATTTGCTGCATGAAAAACACCGGAATGCCTATTAAGGACATCAGAACGTATATCGAATTGCTTATGGAAGGTGATACTACCAAGGAAACTCGGCGCAGCATCATGATCGAGCATCGTAAGGAAGTGCTACGGCAGATAGATGAATTAAAGAAGAATTTGAACATTATTGATTTGAAGGTCGCCATGTATGACACCAATAATATCGATTTGCTTCGGGAAATCTAA